The sequence below is a genomic window from Sulfuracidifex metallicus DSM 6482 = JCM 9184.
TAGACTCAACATACACTAATCTTCGTCCTTTAACATCTAAGATATTGAATGCCTCCAGGAAGGATCTTCTAGTGGAGTACTCAAGCCTTTTCCTAACAGGGACAGGATCTAGACCCCTTACTCCTGTGGAGAGTAAGAGAATTTTTTCAATTATGGGTGAGAAGATTGCTCTCTCCAAGTATAAGGACTTACTTTCCTTTTACGATTCATGGGGACTTAAACCAAAGTCTGTAGGTAACTTCTTCCAGCCCGAGGCGGATCATATATCCTCCATCCTCGCCTTCATGGCTTTCCTTATTTCTAAGGAGAATGAGACTACAGCTGAAGGAAGGAAGCCTTTAAGGAGTATGTCTGATCAGAAACTCTTCTTCTTCAATCATGTGTTGAGCTGGATTCCCTCCTGGGCTAACGACGTTATTAAGGACAAGAGGTCCAACTTATTCGGTGTAGCTTGTTCGTCCCTTAATCAATGGATAGAGCAGGAGAAGATACGTCTGGGGTTATAACATGAACGTGGGCTTGCTCGTTACGAAAGAAGCTAGAAGAGCTGTGGGCGACGAGACCCTAAAGTCACTCTTCGAGAATAAGGATCTAGTTTACATGGCAGAGTTGGGGGATTTCGTCTACTCCGACCTCAGGGATAACGAAGTAAGATCCCTAGTTATCCTAGGAGATGCAGGATACACCTTGAAGGACGAGATAGAACAGAAAACTGGAATTTCCCCTTTAGCTATGGATAACCTTCCATCGGAGTGGGTCAAAGGGAAAAGCGTGAAATATGTTACTGCGCTCCTTCAAGCCTATGTCTCTAAGGCTTCCCAAAGCGACCTAGCCTATAGGGTTCAGCCTGTCCACACTAAAAACGTGGACAGAAGGTCTCTGCTGAGGTTCAAGTTTTACCAGTACGTTCCTTACCCGGTTTTGGCTGAACAACTTCACATAGAAAGGGAAATAAACAGAACCGTGGAGTTATGCCCTAAAGGAGCGTTGAGCAAGACCCCGGAAGGTCCTCAAGTAACTAAGCCTGAGGAATGCTCGTGGTGTGGTTACTGCTCTGGATCGTCTTACCTAGGCTACTTAGAAAACCCAACCTTTTCAACCACACAGTTCGTGGAATTCGTAAACAAGATTACCTCCATTTATGGGCCTTCTAAAATGCTGTTCTCCTGTAAGCCGGTTAACGTAAAGGAGGGAGTATTTCCCGTGATTTTACCCTGCATTGCTTACGTTCCTGATGCCTTCCTTTTAGCCTCATATGCTGCAGGTCTTCAGCCCATGGTTTACCTTGCCGAGGATTGCAGAACTAAAGACATGGGAATGAAAAGGATGAATGAGATGCCATCCCATTTCCCTGGAACTAACTTGAACATTGTGAAAATTACATCGGAGAAAGAGCTGGAGATCGCAATGAATACTCCTGTTCCGCCAATGAAGATCAGGGAGATACCATTAGACTTGATATATAGTAGGAGCAGGAGGAGGAGCCTCCTGTTATGGTCCATCAAGGAAATGAGTAAGGAAGTTCCCCTTGACGAGGAGGACGAGGTTCCCTCTTCGTTTTACGTTACGGTCGACACTGAGAAGTGCGTCCTATGCGGAGTTTGCGTGAGGGAATGTCAAATGTTAGTTCCGCAGATAAGGAACCAAGGTGACTCCATCACGCTGGAATACGATGAGTACAACTGCATAGGTTCGGGAAGATGTCTTAGGAGTTGCCCAGAGAAGGCGATTACGGTGAAGGAAAAGGTGAAATTGAAGGAAATGAGAAAGGTTCAGTTCACCAAGTCCGTGGTGACCAAGTGTAGGTACTGCGGTAAACCAATTGGCTCATTCAAGGTGAAGGACAAGGTGTCAGTTATGTTAAACTCTATGGGATATAACACGCAATTCGTGGACGTGTGTAACGACTGTAAACAGAAGGAGCTTACCAAGATGTGGCTTCAAAGGATAGGTGTTTCAAAATGATGACAATCGTAATCAGCTCTCCTACCCTGGTTCTCGACTTCGAGGAGGAAGAGTTGAGGCAGAAGTATAATTCTCTGGTTTCATCTATTTTGTCAGGTAAGTTGGCCCAGTTTCCCATACCCAATCTCAAAGTTAGGGAGGATGCATACTCCATCGAGGAGTTAGGTTATAGAGCTAGAGTTTTCCTGTTGACTTACCTAGACCGTTTACAAGTCAAGAGGACCATTTTGAAGTATAATTTAGATTCATTCATCACCGACGTGATTTCAATTGACGTCTCATCAACCGATATTCTAAACAAGGTGTCCTCTCGCGTTAGGGGAAAGTGGATCTTGCTGACTGAGAACGAGGCTGAGGCTTCTTGGTTTACGAGGTTGGGAGTGAACTCGGTGACAGTAGGAAAGGGAGGCAAGTTCTCTTCCATCTATGGATTCGTGGATTATACCTCATCCCATAGAGTAGATAAAGATCTCTACGTTTCCAAAGGGTGCGGAATTTGACGTTAGATCAGGAGATAACCGAATGGGTAAAGGAACTGGGCATGAAGGTAGAGAAACTTGAAGGGAACAACTTCTTTCAAATTAAGGTGACGCCTCCTCTAGGTGGACCCAGCGTAGCAATATTGAGACCAAAGATGGAGGACACATACTATATTTTTACCATAGTTGTGGACATAGACGTTGAAACCCAACTAAAGGTCTTAAGACAAATCATGCTTGACCTAATGAGAATGAACGTGGAGTTTTTCCTGACCCCACAGGGAAAACCGGACAAGCTTCACCTAGCCAGGCTTGTTTTCGCTGATGGGCTTACAAAGAATCAAATGTTAGAGAATCTGACCTTAGTGAAGAACGCTGCATATTTAGCGATTACTTGGTTAAAAAATGGTGAAGACCTTCAGTAATAAAAGAAGATTTATTTTTATATTAGCCATGAAATATCTATGCTGCAGGGAGCAAAGAAAAAATGATAACTTTTTTATTTTTATTTTCAAAAATAACAATAGCTACGGTGTACCGGTGCTATATTTCACAGTGGTAAGCTGAATCCTAAGGAGAAGTTTAACGCCGCAGCGAAGGTAAGATACATGAGCCACGTTCTCGTAACTAGATGCCAAAATCCCTTAACTCTTGTCCATGAAGGAGACTGTAGCAAGCTTGCTGGAATATCTTTTACTGACTTCCTCCCCGCCCTAAAGGGCGAGGCTTTCCGCCCCCTTAACCCCCCTTCTCTGTAAGTTCCAGTCAAGAACTGAAGGAAACCAGGCATCCATATGCCCCATTGTCCTAACGAATGGTTTAAAGCACTACCTCCCTCTTTTGGGAACCTAAAAAATTCAGTACCACCGTATATATAATATCCTGTCCCTAGTCCGAAGAATCCGACTGCTAAGGGTGGAAGAGGTCCTACCATGTACTTAAATTTATTTTCTAAAGTATAAAAAGCTATCTTAATTTATCTAATTAAGCTATAAAGTTTAAAATAACTTTTTATATGATTTAGATTTTTCATCTGATATCTACTAAATTTTCACTCTAACAAAACTTTTTAAAAGTTAGTTGATACTTATCTTTCATGTCCCTTCGAATTAAACTAAATAACAAGGAGGTTTCAGCAGAAGAGGGAGACACTATTTTAAACGTTCTTGAGAAGAACGGGATTTACGTTCCTCACGTATGTTATAACCCACGTTTAGGTCCTATCAAGACTTGCGATTTGTGTCTTGTTGAGGCAAACGGAAAGATTGTGAGGTCATGTGAAACGAAAGTTGAACACGGAATGGTGGTGAGCACTGATAACGAGAAAGTGAAGGGAGTTAGAAGGAAGGCTTTCGACTCTGTACTCAAGAATCATAACATGTATTGCACATTCTGCGACAATAACGTTGACTGCGAACTCCACGAGCCGTGTCCAAGGAGGGTGTATACTCACAACATTTCGTTCCTAAGCCATACGTCGTTGATGACTCCAATCCGTTCTATGTTTATGACCCTAAACAGTGCATACTTTGCGGTAGATGTGTTGAAGCCTGCCAAGACGTAGTGGTGAACGAGGTAATCAGGATTAACTGGGACTTAAACCCTCCAAGAGTTGTGTGGAGCAATGGTAAGACCGTTGACTATTCCTCCTGCGTCTCATGCGGTACTTGCGTCACCGTGTGTCCGGTTAATGCATTGATGGAGAAGTCAATCCTAGGAGAAGCAGGATATTTCACCGGGATAAACAAGGAGGTTAAAGAGAAGTTAATCGATGCTGCAAAAGCTGGAGAGAAGAACTTTTCCCCCTTCATGTTGATAAGCGACATCGATAAGAGGATGAGGAATTCCTTAATAAAGAAGACCAAGACCGTGTGTACCTTCTGCGGTACTGGTTGCTCATTTGAGGTCTGGACTAAGGGTAGGAAGATTCTGAAGGTTGAGCCTAAGCCTGAGTCTCCTGCTAACGGTATCGCCACTTGTATCAAAGGAAAGTTCGGACTGAACTTCGTAAACAGCGGTGAAAGGCTAACTAAACCGCTGATAAGAGAAGGGGATCATTTCAGGGAGGCTCGTGGGATGAGGCTATACGCCTAGTTGCGAGCAAGCTTCAAGAGATAAAGGGGAAGTTCGGACCAGACTCTGTGGGAATTATCGCGTCTTGCACTTCCACAAATGAGGAAGGTTACCTAGCTCAGAAGTTTGCGAGGGCAGTGATAGGTACAAACAATGTTGATAATTGTGCAAGATATTGTCAGTCTCCAGCCACAACGGGTTTAATAAGGACAGTAGGATATGGAGCTGACAGCGGTTCCTCAGATGATCTTGCATGTGCAAATCTAGTGATCCTCATTGGGACCAACACCGCGGAGGCTCATCCAGTCATAGCAGGAAAGATAAAGAGGGCTCATAAGCTTGAAGGAAAGAAGCTTGTGGTAATCGACGTAAGGAAACACGAGATGGCTGAGAGAGCTGACCTTTTCATAACGCCTAATGTAGGAACAGACGTGGTGCTAATAAACGGCATCGCAAAAGCGATCCTAGATCATGGGTGGGAGGATAAGGAGTTCATAGAGAAAAGAACTACCGGTTTTGAAGAGTACAGGAAGAGTCTAGAGAAATATACCATTGAATACGTGGAGAAGGTTACCGGAGTGAAGGGAAATGTGGTGGAAGAGATAGCTAGGACTATACATGAAAGTGGAACACTAGCCATAGCTTGGGCTATGGGGGTGACCCAGCATCAGGATGGAAGCGAAACCTCTACTGCAATCTCTAACCTTCTCTTATTAACGGGCAACTATGGAAAGCCTTGTTCTGGGGCATTCCCACTAAGGGGTCATGCGAACGTTCAGGGAGTAGGGGACGTAGGAGCCCTTCCTAACTATCTTCCTGGGTATCAGCCTTATAGTGAGGAGGTGATTAGGAAATTGGAGGATGCATGGGGAAGGAAATTGCCCAGGAATCCTGGTCTCACTAGTACGGACATGGTAGATGCTATTCTCCAGGGGAAAATTCATGCTATGTACATTATGGGTGAGGACAAGGTGTTAGCTGACTCGGACCAGAGCAAAACAAGGGAAGCGTTAAGCAAGCTGGACTTCCTCGTAGTTCAGGACATGTTCTTCACAGAGACAGCAAAATACGCTCACGTAATCCTGCCAGCAGCTGCTTTCTTAGAGAAGGATGGTACATTCACCAATACAGAAAGAAGAATTCAAAGGTTATACAAGGTCATGGAACCGCTAGGTGATTCTAAACCTGACTGGGAAATCATTCAGTTGGTAGCAAACCAGATGGATGCGGGATGGAACTACGTCCACCCTTCTCAGATCATGGATGAGATATCCGCTACGGTTCCCATATATGCAGGGGTTACATATGGAAAGTTGGAGGGATTCAAGAGCATCCTCTGGCCTCTGGAAGGCGACAAGGACTCTCGCTTCCTCTATAGGGAAAAGTTCCCGTTCCCTGATGGAAAGGCCAAGTTTTACGTTACCAAGGAGATACCTCCCTTGAAGACCGATCAGGAGTACAACTTGTACCTTGTGAATGGAAGGATGCTGGAACACTTCCACTGGATGAGAATGACAGGCAAAACCCAAGGTATTATGTATAAGTTACCCGAGACATTTCTTGAGGTATCCCCTCAATTGGCTGAAAGCTACGGGCTGAAGGACGGCGACACAGTGATGGTGAGATCTGAGACTGGAAAATTAATGACGAAGGTTCTGGTCACCAACAGGGTGTCCGGAAATAAGGTCTTCCTCTCAATTCACGATGACAAGGACATGAACGTGAACATAGTTACCCTTAATGAGAAGGATCCCGCAGCTAAGACGCCCGCGTACAAGGAGACGCCGGTCAGGATAGAGAAGATAGAATCGTGCACTAACTGCGAACCTCCTCTACCCAAATGGAACCCCAGGAACGCAGAGAGGACTCCTCAACGTGGGGTCATGGTAGAGAAGAAGTGGGAGAGGAAAGACTATGTGAAGGTGATTTAAATGAGCGAGCAAGAACAAGAGAAAATGATAGAGTTCTTGAAGGAACTGGAGGACTCCGGCGTTCTTGACATTCTTACTTCTTTATTAAAGAACAAGGATGGAGCTCTCCTGGAGATAGCCAACTGGTTGCAGAAGAATCAGAACGTAATGAAGAACGTTTCCACATTGATGGCAGCACTGAGTAAAGTAGATCCAGATCAGGTGAAGAAGTCTAAATCACTCATCGGCTTATTTAAGACATTAAATGACCCAGACGTACTTGCGGGGATATCGTTCTTTCTTTCTTTAATGAAATCCATAGGTGAGACTTTACGTGAGTGAGAAAGTTGCTGTGTTCAAGTATAGCGAAGATCTAGTCACGAAGGAGGAGGATGAAATAGCCGTAGAGGAACCACTGAAGATGACGGTAAGATACGGGGATAAAGAGAGGACAATCTACATTATGAGGACTCCTACCCATGACACTGAGCTGGCTGTGGGTTTTTTATACACGCAGGGTATTGTCGGGAAAGTGGATGAGATCAAGAGGATCGATATAAAAGGGCAGGAGATCACAGTATGGATTGATCATCCCTTTACCTTTGAAAGGGAGGCGCTGGTAAACTCCAGCTGTGGCGTTTGTGGTAACCCAACCCTACTCAAAGTGATGACCAAGAAATCTCAGGTGAAGGTTAAGGCTGACGTGCTGATGAATCTTCCTAACAAGATGATCAAGATGCAGAGGATCTTTAGGGAGACTGGTGGACTCCACGGAGCAGGAGCGTTTGACGTTAACGGTAACCCTCTTCTCATAGAAGAGGACGTGGGTAGGCATAATGCAGTAGACAAGGTGATAGGGAGGCTCCTCCTGAAGGGCGTTGATCCGTCGTCGTTGATACTTCAGGTAAGCGGAAGAGCGGGATACGAAATCGCGGAGAAGGCTGCAGTGGCTGGCTTTCCTGTCCTTTCTGCGGTATCAGCACCTACAACTTCCGCAGTTAAGATGTGCGAGTTAACGGGGATCTCCTTGGTAGGTTTCGTAAGAGGAAATAGAATGAACGTCTATACACATCCCGAGAGGATAGTTAGTGACATATGAAAATGATCTGCATTGCCGTAAATTTTTGAGCATATTTACATAAAAGTCAAAATTTTTCACTTTTTATTAATACTTTTATCTGCCTTCCTGTTCTTCCTGTAATAGCTATGTTAATCCAGTGCTAAGCATTTCGTTAAGTGTATATAAAAAAGACGAGAACCAGAAGACTAATCTCTGTTAGCATTTTCTTCCTGTCTGGGTTCTTGATATATTAATTTTAGTATTTTTTAAGAGAAAAAATTTTTATAGATTAAGCAGAATATGCTTCTGTTTTGGCTGAAATGGACGAAGAAGACTTTCAATACTGTCATGGATCAATGTCATTATCGATGCCATTCGTGTTGACATCTCTATTGTCACTTTCAATACTGTCATGGATCAATGTCATTATCGATGCCATTCGTGTTGGGGAATTTACCCCCACTCGATTTCTTCTTTCGACCATAATAAATTTTACGACTCCTCCCTCATCTCGTTATGCTACATATCTCCTCCTATTTCTCGGTCGCATGGTGTTTTACACTAACTAAAAGAAACCCACCTATTTATAAATGTAAAATTACTCTAAAGATTTCGTTTCGATCGTAAGGAGATTCGTACTTTATCATTTATTATTTACATTAAATATTCGTATCTTCTATTATCGATTTAAGAAAAGATTGATTCGAGTATGCTCAGGCATGTATTCACAAAATTAGAATAATAAGATTTTAATACTATATTTTGATAATAAAAGAATATTACATTCGTTTAAAGAAAAATAAGCTTATAGCATTTCAAGAAAGCTATGTTTCCTAGTAGCGTATATGTTTGTGAAAGCTAATTGTCTAAGTTTACGGAAAATTAAGCCAAATAAAATAAAATATTATACAAGAAGTATAGCCAATATCAAGAATAGGGAAGCTGAGAAACTAAAAAGAATTTATATAAACAAGATTTTTGAGAGAATAATTGTAAAAAATTACAACGGTAAAGCTAAAAACCAGGAAGTACATCATATTTCCAGTTTTGATGTCGTATTTTTTGTTTACATCTCATCGTACTAAAGCTCTCATAGCTTGTCATACAAGTACTTACACAATCCACATCTCATCCAGTTAACAGACTGGAAAGGTATGAGTAGTTATATTCCTCCTTTAAACTCTCCACTGTAGATTTCTCGGTATCCCATCCTCCTATTCTGAGGAAAGTATCTCCGTTAACCTTCACTTCAACGTTTTCAAAGGCGGACAAACAGAAGGCCTTAGAAGCCAAGTCTTCTTCTTCCCTCTTCTCCAAGTCGTGCAAGAACACAACGTTTATTCCCTTTAGTCTGGCAGACTTCATAACTCCCGCGTCACCAGTTATGAGGGTCAAGTTTTCTGTCATCTCTCCCTTCAATGCCCTTGCCTCTCCCACTAGGGAAGCATCGCCGAACTTCCTATTGGGATCGGGAAGCTTCTCATGAACAAGCCTGAACGCATACATCCCCAGCTGGAACTTGATAAGGTTATAGTCGTTCCTCTGCGTCGAGGTAACCTTGTTTAAAAGCTCAGCGTATGTGCTTGAGGCAGGCAGTATTCTGTTCCTAAGGGAAAGAAGCCTGGGACCAAGATTAATATAGACGTTGGTATCTGCAATCAGTCTCCCCTGCGTCTCGAAGAGAATTTTCTCTTCCTTGAACCTCCTTCTCCCAGACCATATCGAACACATCTCCTCTATCCCCTGATCTACCCTCACATCTTGTCTCGGAATGCCATCAATCTCTACCTTTCCAAGTAGGGATAGCATGTTTAGAGTAGTCCTGATACCGACGTATCCTAGCTTCACTCTTCTCTCTAGTTCCCTCCTAGTCTTAATAGCTCTCATTTGAATCTCCTTTCCGTCTCTGAGGTTCACAACTTTGATCTCTTGGAAGGGGACGTAACCGAAGGGACGGTACCCCTTACTCTCGTTCTGCAGGTAAACATATCTAACTTCTCCCGCCTTCACGTAATTGTGAAGGGCTAGAGCCATGTATTTTCTACCCGGCGTCACGTCTGCTACGTCCACCGTCTCAGTGGAAAGTTGCTGTTTCCAGTTTGAAATCCCAGTCCCAATTACCTTGACTTCTACTTCACTATCCACGTTGAGGACTCTTAAATATTCCCTTATTTTCTGATAATCGAATTGAGGTTTCTGTTCAGCGAAGATCTTCACTTTGTTGGGCGAGATCTCTGTGAACACCTCGGAGAGGATAGCGTTCACTGTGGTGACCAACTTATCCGATGCTAGGGTTCCTAAGATCATAATTACAGATAGTATACATTTAATAAGTTAAAAATACGTGCGGATACTAAATTACTCGTTATGCAGGGTTAGTTCACTATCTAATAAGAGCATTTTAAGACCATGTACTTCCAACTATGAGAAGATGAGAATCCGAGATAAAACTATCTATAACTAGTTATATTTCTCTTCATTTATAATTATTTTAAGGATTTTGGAAGCTTTTTTAGGTGGATTAACTTATATAAGTAAAAAAAGAGAAGTAAATATGTATCCCCCAGAATTTGGATATTTTAAACCGCAAAGCCTCGAGGAGGCGTTGGACTTCCTCGAGAAGGAGGACGCCAGACCATTGGCTGGAGGACAGAGCTTGATACCTATGCTCAAGTTAAGGATTATAAGCACGGGCTACCTAGTTGACTTAAATCCCTTGTCGTCCCTCTCCTTCGTTAAAGACGAGGGAAGTCAAGTCAGGGTAGGTGCTCTCACAAGACATGCGGAAATAACCTCGAATACCATGATCAAGACGGAAGTGCCTCTTCTTTACGAAGCTTCAAGGCAAGTTGGAGACGTTCAGGTAAGGAACGTAGGTACCATAGGCGGTAGCGTGAGCAACGCAGATCCCGCAGCAGATTACCCATCGGTTCTTACTGCGTTAGATGCAAAGATTGTTACAACCTCAAAGGGAGGTTCCAGAGAAATCAACGCATTGAACTTCTTCAAGGGTCCCTTCACTACATCCCTCAATGAGGGAGAGCTGGTGAAGGAGATCGTGTTCCCCAAACTTAATGGGTACAAGACCTCTTACGTGAAGGTGGTCAGGAGAGCAGGGGATTACGCCATGGTCTCCATTGCAGTTGCGTTAAGGTTAAAGGAGGGAAAGGTGGAAGATGTTCGTTTGTCTTACTCTGGTGTCTCAGACACTCCATACAGAGCCAAGGAGGCTGAGAAGGTTCTCATGGAAAGAGAACTAAACGAGGAAAACATCAAGAAGGCTGCAGAGGTTGCGGCTTCTGGAGCTAATCCCCCCTCTGACGTGAGAGGTTCCTCATGGTATAGAAAGGAAGTCATGAAGGTAATTACGGTTAAGACTTTAGGTGATATGAAGTGATGGTGAAGCCTGGAGAGAAGGTAAAGATCAAGGTCAAGGTAAACGGAGTTCAATATGAAGGTGAGGTTCCTCCGAGGAAGTTGTTAGTGCACTTTCTTAGGGACGACCTAGGTCTCACTGGCACGAAAGTAGGATGCGACACCACTACGTGTGGTGCATGCACCGTTATACTGAACGGTAAATCGGTGAAGTCGTGCACCCTCCTTGCAGTTCAGGCTGACGGAGGCGAAATACTTACAATCGAAGGTCTTGGTAACGGTAAGCTTCATCGCATACAGGAGGCTTTCTCCAACAACTTCGCTCTTCAGTGCGGCTTTTGCACACCAGGAATGATAATGCAGACCTACTATCTCTTGAAAGAGAAAGGAAGTGAAATTAGCGAGGAGGAAATCAGGGACGGATTACATGGAAACATATGTAGGTGCACCGGTTATCAGAATATAATTAAAGCTGTAGAGGAAGCTTCAAAGGTGAGATCATGAACTACGTTGGAAAACCAGTTAAGAGGTTAAACGACTCAAAGTTCATCACGGGAAAAAGCGTATATATAGACGATTTACAGATCTCATCTCTCAACGCTGCCTTCGTCAGGAGTCCGTATGCTCACGCGAGGGTTAAATCTGTTGACGCCTCGGATGCCTTAAAAACTAAGGGAATAGTAGCTGTCTTTACTGCAAAGGACTTGAACCCCATGACCAGTGACGGGCCGGGACCTTGGGTTACTTACATCAATCAAGCGGAATGGAAATTCGTCCCTAGGAAACCATTGACAGAGGAAGCCAGATACGTTGGAGATCCTGTGGCAATAGTTATAGGCATTGACAAGTACTCCGTCAGGGATGCGGTGGACAAGGTCAACGTGGACTACGAGGAGTTGCCCTCAGCTATAGCCTTGGAGGACGCACTCAAGGGAGAAGCACTGGTTCACAAGGAGCTCGGAACCAACGTGGGATACAAGAAGGACTTTTCAGCTGGGAATGTGGAGTCAGCCTTTAAGTCAGCTGACAAGGTGATACCAGTGGAAGCATCAAACACCAGGCTGATTCCCTCACCCATGGAGCCTAGGGGGATCGTGTCAAGGTGGGAGGGAGGATCACTGACTGTGTGGTATTCAACTCAGATACCACACTTCGCTAGGGAGGAGTTCAGCAAGGACTTTGGAATTCCGTCAAGCAGAATAAGAGTGATCATGCCAGACGTGGGAGGAGCCTTCGGAAGCAAAGCGCACTTCGTGGCTGAAGACCTCGCAGTTGTGGCTTCCTCCATCAAGCTTGGCAGGACAGTGAGATGGACTGCAACTAGGAGCGAGGAGCTAATCTCCTCAAATGCAAGACACAACACATTCAAGGGAGAGGTTGCGGTGAAGAGAGATGGAACCATCTTGGGAATTAGGGGAGATCTCACTGTTGACCTTGGAGCTTACCTGACCTACACCGAGGGACTTCAGCCTGCCATAATTCCTCTGATGATTCCAGGTCCATACAAGATAAGGGATATTCTAGTGAGAAGCACAGCGGTTTACACCAACACTCCTCCCATCACTATGTACAGAGGTGCAAGTAGACCTGAGGCGACTTTCATCATAGAGAGAATCATGAGTACTGTTGCTGACGAACTGCATATGGACGACTTGGAGTTAAGGGAAAAGAACATGGTTAGAGCTGACGAGATGCCCTACAAGAACCCGTTTGGGCTAGTTTACGACTCTGGGGATTACCTATCCTTCTTGAGGGAGGCCAAAGAGAAACTCAAGTATCACGAGACGCTGACGTGGGCTGAGGCTGAGAGGACTAAAGGAAAAAGGATCGGCGTAGGAACGGCGTTCTACCTAGAGATCTCCGGCTTTGGACCGTGGGAATATGGCGAGATAAGGGTAGACGAGAGAGGTGATGTGACAGTGGTGACTGGAGGAACCCCTCACGGTCAAGGGACTGACACTGCAATAGCACAAGTTGTGGCGGACGAGCTACAGATAGACATAGGCAGGATCAACGTTGTCTGGGGAGACACGCAGGTGGTGGCGTCGGGAATGGGAAGTTACGGTTCTAGGACCATTTCAATAGCAGGAAGTGCGGCTAAGTCAGCTTCAAGGCAGGTTTTAGAGAAAATGAAGTATGTTGCTGCGAAGATGCTTAATGCAGATGTGGAGGAGGTGGAATACTCCAGCTGTGAGTTCAAGTATAAGAAGGAGGGCAAGTCGGTGAAATGGGATGAGGTTGCTAAGGCAGCGTATAGCGGAAAGGATCCGGGCCTTTACGCATCGGTGACCCTTGAAGGTGATGTAACATATCCTTATGGTCTTCATATGGCAATAGTTGAGATTGACGATACTGGAATTGTGAGAGTTAAGGAGTACAGAGCCTACGATGATATAGGTCGCGTGATAAATCCAGCGTTGGCGGAGGCACAGATTCATGGAGGTGCGATGCAGGGAGTAGGGCAGGCGTTATACGAGGAAGCCAGAAT
It includes:
- the cutA gene encoding glyceraldehyde dehydrogenase subunit alpha codes for the protein MNYVGKPVKRLNDSKFITGKSVYIDDLQISSLNAAFVRSPYAHARVKSVDASDALKTKGIVAVFTAKDLNPMTSDGPGPWVTYINQAEWKFVPRKPLTEEARYVGDPVAIVIGIDKYSVRDAVDKVNVDYEELPSAIALEDALKGEALVHKELGTNVGYKKDFSAGNVESAFKSADKVIPVEASNTRLIPSPMEPRGIVSRWEGGSLTVWYSTQIPHFAREEFSKDFGIPSSRIRVIMPDVGGAFGSKAHFVAEDLAVVASSIKLGRTVRWTATRSEELISSNARHNTFKGEVAVKRDGTILGIRGDLTVDLGAYLTYTEGLQPAIIPLMIPGPYKIRDILVRSTAVYTNTPPITMYRGASRPEATFIIERIMSTVADELHMDDLELREKNMVRADEMPYKNPFGLVYDSGDYLSFLREAKEKLKYHETLTWAEAERTKGKRIGVGTAFYLEISGFGPWEYGEIRVDERGDVTVVTGGTPHGQGTDTAIAQVVADELQIDIGRINVVWGDTQVVASGMGSYGSRTISIAGSAAKSASRQVLEKMKYVAAKMLNADVEEVEYSSCEFKYKKEGKSVKWDEVAKAAYSGKDPGLYASVTLEGDVTYPYGLHMAIVEIDDTGIVRVKEYRAYDDIGRVINPALAEAQIHGGAMQGVGQALYEEARINDEGQLAVSYAEYFVPTIMESPHYTSYFTDRPFPSNYATGTKGVGEAALIVGPAAIVRAIENATGKRFNKTPVTPEEVYKSLIK